One window of Sinorhizobium fredii NGR234 genomic DNA carries:
- a CDS encoding IS1380-like element ISRsp7 family transposase translates to MQTHCIAEQLEFEGFDGHKVVAGFDGGAITSDAGALLLRHVDGVIGLFDRVAACFVDDRDPTCTVHSVRTLVGQRVAAIALGYEDVDDHDRLRHDPVLALLSERLTPKRQDCAVLAGKSTLNRLEHGRLGQPTRYHKIAYDRQALEALFIELFLDAHDSPPEEIVLDLDATDDPLHGHQEGRFFHGYYNCYCYLPLYIFCGRHLLSAKLRRSNIDASAGSVAEIDRIIGQIRQSWPNVRIILRADSGFARDELMDWCETNKVDYVFGLARNPRLERQIAPAMEEASLLSQASAQATRVFRDFLWSTKDSWTRRRRVVGKAEWTLLGANPRFIVTSLKSERWAAQTLYEDLYCARGDMENRIKECQLDLYADRTSAHTMHANQLRLWFASLAYVLICALRRLGLAHTRLAEATCGTIRLKLLKIGAQVRVSVRRIKIAMASACPYADEFALAHARIRAAAR, encoded by the coding sequence ATGCAAACACACTGTATCGCCGAGCAGCTCGAATTTGAAGGCTTCGACGGTCACAAAGTGGTCGCTGGTTTCGACGGCGGAGCGATCACCTCGGATGCCGGCGCCCTGCTGCTTCGCCATGTCGATGGGGTCATCGGACTGTTCGACCGGGTGGCCGCTTGCTTCGTTGATGACCGCGATCCGACGTGCACGGTCCACAGCGTGCGCACGCTGGTCGGGCAGCGCGTTGCGGCGATCGCGCTGGGCTACGAGGATGTCGATGACCACGACAGGCTGCGCCACGACCCGGTGCTCGCGCTTCTGTCGGAGCGGCTGACGCCGAAGCGGCAAGACTGTGCGGTGCTTGCCGGCAAATCCACCTTGAACCGGCTGGAGCACGGCCGTCTCGGCCAGCCGACGCGCTATCACAAGATCGCTTACGACAGGCAAGCGCTGGAAGCGCTGTTCATCGAGCTGTTCCTGGACGCGCACGACAGCCCGCCTGAGGAAATCGTGCTCGATCTCGACGCCACCGATGATCCGCTGCACGGTCACCAGGAGGGTCGGTTCTTTCACGGCTATTACAACTGCTATTGCTATCTGCCGCTGTACATCTTCTGCGGCCGCCACCTGCTTTCGGCCAAGCTACGGCGTTCGAACATCGACGCCAGCGCAGGCTCGGTCGCCGAAATCGATCGTATCATCGGGCAGATCCGCCAAAGCTGGCCAAACGTGCGCATCATCCTGCGCGCCGATTCCGGCTTCGCCCGCGACGAACTGATGGACTGGTGCGAGACCAACAAGGTCGACTATGTCTTTGGCCTTGCTCGCAACCCGCGGCTGGAAAGGCAAATCGCGCCGGCCATGGAGGAAGCAAGCCTGTTATCCCAGGCAAGCGCCCAGGCGACCCGCGTCTTCCGCGACTTCCTGTGGTCGACCAAGGACAGCTGGACACGACGACGGCGGGTCGTTGGAAAAGCGGAATGGACGCTGCTGGGCGCCAATCCGCGCTTCATCGTCACCTCCCTTAAGTCAGAGCGCTGGGCGGCACAGACGCTTTACGAGGATCTCTACTGCGCCCGCGGTGACATGGAGAACCGCATCAAAGAATGCCAGCTCGATCTCTACGCCGACCGCACCAGCGCCCACACCATGCACGCCAATCAACTGCGCCTCTGGTTCGCCTCGTTGGCCTACGTGCTGATCTGCGCCCTGCGCCGCCTTGGCCTTGCCCATACGCGGCTCGCCGAGGCGACCTGCGGCACCATCCGGCTGAAGCTGTTAAAGATCGGCGCCCAGGTCCGCGTCTCGGTGCGTCGCATCAAAATCGCGATGGCATCCGCCTGTCCCTATGCCGACGAATTTGCACTGGCACACGCCCGAATACGTGCCGCGGCCCGCTGA
- a CDS encoding ABC transporter ATP-binding protein: MGSLQLKSIRKAYGGHEVLKGIDLEVKDGEFVIFVGPSGCGKSTLLRTIAGLEDATSGSVQIDGVEVGHVAPAKRGIAMVFQSYALYPHLTVKDNMGLGLKQAGVPKPEIEEKVGKAAGMLSLEPYLARRPAELSGGQRQRVAIGRAIVREPKLFLFDEPLSNLDAALRVNTRLEIARLHRSLKATMIYVTHDQVEAMTLADKIVVLNGGRIEQVGSPMELYNRPANLFVAGFIGSPQMNFIDGDRFGDGEAKTVGIRPEHIGLSRDGGNWKAKVIHVEHLGADTIVYLESDEVGPLTVRLFGEHRYAADDVVHATPVIGGVHRFDSEGRAINSGQ, translated from the coding sequence GTGGGATCACTGCAACTCAAATCCATCCGCAAGGCCTATGGCGGCCATGAGGTGCTGAAGGGCATCGACCTCGAGGTGAAGGACGGCGAATTCGTCATCTTCGTCGGCCCCTCCGGCTGCGGAAAGTCCACCCTGCTCAGGACCATTGCCGGCCTCGAGGACGCGACCTCCGGCAGCGTGCAGATCGACGGCGTCGAAGTCGGCCATGTGGCGCCCGCCAAACGCGGCATAGCCATGGTCTTCCAGTCCTATGCGCTCTATCCGCACCTGACGGTGAAGGACAATATGGGCCTGGGGCTGAAACAGGCCGGCGTGCCGAAGCCCGAGATCGAGGAGAAGGTCGGCAAGGCGGCCGGCATGCTGTCGTTGGAACCCTATCTCGCCCGCCGCCCGGCCGAACTTTCCGGCGGCCAGCGGCAGCGCGTAGCGATCGGCCGCGCCATCGTGCGCGAGCCGAAACTCTTTTTGTTCGACGAGCCCTTGTCGAACCTCGACGCGGCGTTGCGCGTCAACACCCGCCTCGAAATCGCCCGGCTGCATCGCAGCCTCAAGGCGACGATGATCTATGTCACGCACGACCAGGTCGAGGCGATGACGCTGGCCGACAAGATCGTCGTCCTGAACGGCGGCCGCATCGAGCAGGTCGGCTCGCCGATGGAACTCTATAACCGTCCCGCCAATCTCTTCGTCGCCGGCTTCATCGGCTCGCCGCAGATGAATTTCATCGACGGCGACAGGTTCGGCGACGGCGAGGCCAAGACCGTCGGTATCCGCCCCGAACATATCGGCCTGTCGCGCGACGGCGGCAACTGGAAGGCGAAGGTGATCCATGTCGAGCATCTCGGCGCCGACACCATCGTCTATCTGGAATCCGACGAGGTCGGGCCGCTGACGGTGCGGCTCTTCGGCGAACACCGCTATGCGGCCGACGACGTCGTCCACGCCACCCCGGTGATCGGCGGCGTGCACCGCTTCGACTCCGAGGGCCGGGCGATCAACTCCGGGCAGTAG
- a CDS encoding Gfo/Idh/MocA family protein, which yields MSSSANPIRVLVAGLGNMGRSHALAYHENPGFEIAGLVNRSNVALPEALSGYGILPSFPEALIELRPELCSINTYSDSHAAYAVTAMEAGCHVFVEKPLATTVADAERVVACARANGRKLIVGYILRHHPSWMRLIAEARKLGSPYVFRMNLNQQSSGPTWATHKSLMQTTAPIVDCGVHYVDVMCQITDAKPVEVRGMGLRLSNEIAADMYNYGHLQVIFEDGSVGWYEAGWGPMISETAFFVKDVISPNGSVSIVMDRDARSDDIDVHTKTAVIRLHSAATGPDGRFLKPDEDLEMEGEPGHQDLCDREQAFVLKAIRENINLDRHMDDAVQSLRICLAADESVRTGKPVKL from the coding sequence ATGAGTTCTTCCGCAAATCCGATCCGCGTGCTCGTCGCCGGTCTCGGCAATATGGGGCGCAGCCATGCGCTGGCCTATCACGAGAACCCGGGCTTCGAGATCGCCGGCCTCGTCAATCGCTCTAATGTCGCTCTGCCGGAAGCGCTTTCCGGCTACGGGATCCTGCCGTCCTTCCCGGAGGCGCTGATCGAACTCCGGCCGGAGCTCTGCTCGATCAACACCTATTCGGACAGCCACGCGGCCTATGCGGTGACGGCGATGGAGGCCGGCTGCCATGTCTTCGTCGAGAAGCCGCTGGCAACGACCGTCGCCGATGCGGAGCGGGTCGTCGCCTGTGCCCGCGCCAACGGCCGCAAGCTCATCGTCGGCTATATCCTGCGCCATCATCCGTCCTGGATGCGGCTGATCGCCGAGGCGCGCAAGCTCGGCTCGCCCTATGTGTTCCGGATGAACCTGAACCAGCAATCGAGCGGACCGACCTGGGCGACGCACAAGTCGCTGATGCAGACGACCGCGCCGATCGTCGACTGCGGCGTCCATTATGTCGACGTCATGTGCCAGATCACCGACGCCAAACCCGTCGAGGTGCGCGGCATGGGCCTGAGGCTCTCCAACGAGATCGCCGCCGACATGTACAATTACGGCCACCTGCAGGTGATCTTCGAAGACGGTTCGGTCGGCTGGTACGAGGCAGGCTGGGGGCCGATGATCTCCGAGACCGCCTTTTTCGTGAAGGACGTGATCTCCCCGAACGGCTCCGTGTCGATCGTCATGGATCGGGACGCCAGGTCCGACGACATCGACGTCCACACCAAGACCGCCGTCATCCGCCTGCACAGCGCGGCGACCGGTCCGGACGGCCGTTTTCTCAAGCCCGACGAGGACCTCGAGATGGAAGGCGAGCCTGGCCATCAGGACCTTTGCGACCGCGAGCAGGCCTTCGTGCTCAAGGCCATTCGCGAAAACATCAATCTCGACCGGCACATGGACGATGCGGTGCAGTCGCTCCGCATCTGCCTGGCGGCGGACGAAAGCGTTCGCACCGGCAAGCCGGTCAAGCTTTAA
- a CDS encoding carbohydrate ABC transporter permease, with protein sequence MSKARTSFARTGAVHVALIAYTLVALFPVFLTIANSFKSRNAIFREPLAFPTPESFSLIGYETVLKQGDFIGYFQNSVVVTVVSIALVLLFGAMAAFALSEYRFRGNTLMGLYLALGIMIPIRLGTVAILQGMVAANLVNTLTALILVYTAQGLPLAVFILSEFMRTVSDDLKNAGRVDGLSEYAIFFRLVLPLVRPAMATVAVFTMIPIWNDLWFPLILAPAETTKTVTLGSQIFIGQFVTNWNAVLSALSLAIFPVLVLYVIFSRQLIRGITAGAVK encoded by the coding sequence ATGTCGAAAGCAAGAACCTCGTTCGCCCGGACCGGCGCCGTCCATGTCGCGTTGATCGCCTATACGCTCGTGGCGCTGTTCCCGGTGTTCCTGACGATCGCCAACTCGTTCAAGAGCCGCAATGCGATCTTCCGCGAGCCGCTCGCCTTCCCGACGCCCGAGAGCTTCAGCCTGATCGGCTACGAGACGGTGCTGAAGCAGGGTGACTTCATCGGCTATTTCCAGAACAGCGTCGTCGTTACCGTCGTGTCGATCGCGCTCGTGCTGCTGTTCGGCGCCATGGCCGCCTTCGCGCTCTCCGAATACCGGTTCCGCGGCAACACGCTGATGGGCCTCTATCTGGCGCTCGGCATCATGATCCCGATCCGGCTCGGCACGGTGGCGATCCTGCAGGGCATGGTGGCGGCAAACCTCGTCAACACACTGACGGCGCTGATCCTCGTCTATACGGCGCAGGGCCTGCCGCTCGCGGTCTTCATCCTGTCGGAATTCATGCGCACCGTCTCGGACGACCTGAAGAACGCCGGCCGCGTCGACGGGCTGTCGGAATATGCGATCTTCTTCCGGCTGGTGCTGCCGCTGGTGCGGCCGGCCATGGCGACGGTCGCCGTCTTCACCATGATCCCGATCTGGAACGATTTGTGGTTCCCGCTGATCCTGGCGCCGGCCGAAACGACGAAGACCGTGACGCTCGGTTCGCAGATCTTCATCGGCCAGTTCGTCACCAACTGGAACGCGGTTCTGTCAGCCCTGTCGCTGGCGATCTTCCCGGTGCTCGTCCTCTACGTCATCTTCTCGCGGCAGTTGATCCGCGGCATCACGGCAGGAGCGGTCAAATGA
- a CDS encoding carbohydrate ABC transporter permease: protein MKPRETTMDAGALKRPRRWHILVFLLPALIVYTAVMILPLIETLRQSFYNTVDGQYGFVGLGNFKVLFGDPRWAADFWNALRNNFVFFLIHMVVQNPIGIALAAMLSIPKLRFTAFYRTAIFLPTLLSFVIVGFIWKLILSPIWGVAPYLMDLVGLKWLFAPWLGRPDSALIAVSLISVWQYVGIPMMLIYAALLNIPDEVIEAAELDGVTGWSQFWKIKLPLILPAIGIISILTFVGNFNAFDLIYTVQGALAGPDKSTDILGTLLYRTFFGFQLQLGDRSMGATIAAIMFLIILAGVSLYLFAIQRRMRRYQF, encoded by the coding sequence ATGAAACCACGCGAAACCACAATGGACGCCGGCGCGCTCAAGCGCCCCCGCCGCTGGCATATCCTCGTCTTTCTGCTGCCGGCTCTGATCGTCTACACGGCGGTGATGATCCTGCCGCTGATCGAGACGCTGCGGCAGTCCTTCTACAACACCGTCGACGGCCAGTATGGCTTCGTGGGCCTCGGCAATTTCAAGGTGCTGTTCGGCGATCCGCGCTGGGCGGCGGATTTCTGGAACGCGCTGCGGAACAACTTCGTCTTCTTCCTGATCCACATGGTGGTGCAGAACCCGATCGGCATCGCGCTCGCCGCCATGCTGTCGATCCCGAAGCTGCGCTTCACCGCCTTCTACCGGACGGCGATCTTCCTGCCGACGCTCTTGTCCTTCGTCATCGTCGGCTTCATCTGGAAGCTGATCCTCTCGCCGATCTGGGGCGTGGCGCCCTATCTCATGGACCTCGTCGGCCTGAAATGGCTGTTCGCGCCCTGGCTCGGCAGGCCCGATTCGGCGCTGATCGCGGTGTCGCTCATCTCCGTCTGGCAGTATGTCGGCATTCCGATGATGCTGATCTATGCGGCCCTCCTCAACATTCCCGACGAGGTGATCGAGGCGGCCGAACTCGACGGCGTCACCGGCTGGAGCCAGTTCTGGAAGATCAAGCTGCCGCTGATCCTGCCGGCGATCGGTATCATCTCGATCCTGACCTTTGTCGGCAACTTCAATGCCTTCGATCTGATCTACACGGTGCAGGGCGCGCTGGCCGGCCCGGACAAGTCGACGGACATTCTCGGCACCCTGCTCTACCGCACCTTCTTCGGGTTCCAGCTCCAGCTCGGCGACCGGTCGATGGGCGCGACGATCGCAGCGATCATGTTCCTGATCATTCTGGCCGGCGTGTCGCTCTATCTCTTCGCCATCCAGCGCCGCATGCGCCGCTACCAGTTCTGA
- a CDS encoding ABC transporter substrate-binding protein, which produces MTRTTIKGLLLASSILGSAGHAHAQDVTLTIESWRNDDLAIWQEKLIPAFEAKNPGIKVVFSPSAPTEYNAALNAKLDAGSAGDLITCRPFDASLELYNKKHLADLTSLAGMENFSDVAKSAWTTDDGKTTFCVPMASVIHGFIYNKDAFDQLKLSVPTTEEEFFAALDKIKADGNYIPMAMGTKDLWEAATMGYQNIGPNYWKGEEGRLALLKGDQKLTDDAWVEPYRVLAKWKDYLGDGFEAQTYPDSQNLFTLGRAAIYPAGSWEISGFNTQAQFKMGAFPPPVKKAGDTCYISDHNDIGIGLNAKSANAEAAKTFLTWVASPEFAEIYANALPGFFSLNSTAVKMTDPLAQEFVAWREKCKSTIRSTYQILSRGTPNLENETWVESANVINGTDTPEVAAKKLQDGLDSWYKPAK; this is translated from the coding sequence ATGACCCGTACGACAATCAAGGGCTTGCTGCTCGCATCGAGCATTCTCGGCTCGGCCGGGCATGCGCATGCGCAGGACGTGACGCTGACCATCGAGAGCTGGCGCAACGACGACCTGGCGATCTGGCAGGAAAAGCTGATCCCCGCCTTCGAGGCCAAGAACCCCGGCATCAAGGTCGTCTTCTCGCCCTCCGCGCCGACCGAATACAACGCCGCGCTCAACGCCAAGCTCGACGCGGGCTCCGCCGGCGACCTCATCACCTGCCGCCCGTTCGACGCTTCGCTCGAACTCTACAACAAGAAGCACCTCGCCGACCTGACGAGCCTGGCCGGCATGGAGAACTTCTCGGATGTCGCCAAGTCGGCCTGGACCACCGATGACGGCAAGACGACTTTCTGCGTGCCGATGGCCTCGGTCATCCACGGCTTCATCTACAACAAGGACGCCTTCGACCAGCTCAAGCTTTCCGTTCCGACGACCGAGGAAGAATTCTTCGCGGCGCTCGACAAGATCAAGGCCGACGGCAACTACATCCCGATGGCGATGGGCACCAAGGATCTCTGGGAGGCCGCGACCATGGGCTACCAGAATATCGGACCGAACTACTGGAAGGGTGAGGAAGGCCGCCTGGCCTTGCTGAAGGGCGACCAGAAGCTGACCGACGATGCCTGGGTCGAGCCCTATCGCGTGCTCGCCAAGTGGAAGGACTATCTCGGCGACGGCTTCGAGGCGCAGACCTATCCGGACAGCCAGAACCTCTTCACGCTCGGCCGTGCGGCGATCTACCCCGCCGGCTCCTGGGAAATCTCCGGCTTCAACACCCAGGCGCAGTTCAAGATGGGCGCCTTCCCGCCGCCGGTGAAGAAGGCCGGCGACACCTGCTACATCTCCGACCACAACGACATCGGTATCGGCCTCAACGCCAAGAGCGCAAACGCCGAAGCCGCCAAGACCTTCCTGACCTGGGTCGCTTCGCCGGAATTCGCGGAAATCTATGCCAATGCGCTCCCGGGCTTCTTCAGCCTGAACTCGACGGCGGTGAAGATGACCGATCCGCTCGCCCAGGAATTCGTCGCCTGGCGCGAAAAGTGCAAGTCGACGATCCGTTCGACCTACCAGATCCTGTCGCGCGGCACGCCGAACCTCGAGAACGAGACCTGGGTCGAATCGGCCAACGTCATCAACGGCACCGACACGCCGGAAGTGGCCGCCAAGAAGCTGCAGGACGGTCTCGACAGCTGGTACAAGCCGGCAAAATAA
- a CDS encoding N-acetylmuramic acid 6-phosphate etherase, translating to MPAAKTEERHDKAKGLDVMHPALALRLLASGQQAAAKSVDAAIEAISSAAAIAADVLSRGGKLVYAGAGSSGLMAMADALELPGTYGIAPGQIVVLLAGGTASLGDLAGGYEDDMDLARADVESAGIRAGDCLISVSASGSTPYALAAAAEARKRGAKVIAMANNPAAPLFEDTDVAILLQTPPEVISGSTRMGAGTAQKIAFNMFSTLVGIHLGHVLDGHMVNLRADNIKLRGRAIRIVSDITGVSAAEAGRLISAAAGSVKLAILLASGAKDLATAESALDKADQNLRRAIAIASGE from the coding sequence ATGCCGGCAGCCAAGACCGAAGAGCGCCACGACAAAGCCAAGGGCCTGGATGTGATGCATCCGGCGCTTGCGCTTCGGCTGCTCGCCTCCGGCCAGCAGGCTGCAGCGAAATCCGTCGACGCGGCAATCGAAGCGATCTCGTCCGCAGCGGCCATTGCCGCGGACGTGCTTTCCCGCGGAGGCAAGCTTGTCTATGCGGGAGCGGGAAGTTCCGGCCTGATGGCGATGGCGGATGCCCTCGAGCTTCCCGGCACCTACGGCATCGCCCCGGGACAGATTGTCGTGCTTCTTGCCGGTGGAACCGCAAGCCTCGGCGATCTCGCCGGCGGCTACGAGGACGACATGGATCTCGCGCGCGCCGACGTCGAAAGCGCCGGCATCCGGGCGGGCGATTGCTTGATCTCCGTCTCCGCCAGCGGCTCGACGCCCTATGCGCTCGCCGCCGCGGCGGAGGCCAGGAAGCGCGGTGCGAAAGTCATTGCGATGGCCAACAACCCCGCCGCACCGCTCTTTGAAGACACCGACGTCGCGATCCTGCTCCAGACGCCGCCGGAGGTGATATCCGGCTCGACGCGCATGGGCGCCGGTACGGCACAGAAGATCGCCTTCAACATGTTCTCGACGCTGGTCGGCATCCATCTCGGCCACGTGCTCGACGGCCACATGGTCAACCTGCGCGCCGACAATATCAAGCTGCGCGGCCGGGCCATCCGGATCGTTTCGGACATTACCGGCGTTTCCGCCGCCGAGGCCGGCAGGCTCATCAGCGCCGCGGCCGGTTCGGTCAAGCTGGCCATATTGCTGGCTTCGGGCGCCAAGGACCTGGCCACCGCCGAATCCGCACTCGACAAGGCCGATCAGAATTTGCGCCGGGCGATCGCGATCGCCTCGGGCGAATGA
- a CDS encoding N-acetylglucosamine kinase, with protein sequence MTSYLIGIDGGGTSCRAAVAGPDGRILGRGKSGAANILTDPETALQNIADAAGAAFEDAGLDPAGISQAHAILGVAGHNVGDAVHYVKRRLPFAAADIESDGLIALQGALGDRDGAVAILGTGTIYIARQGEAVSYVGGWGFTIGDHGSGARIGHALLQESLLAYDGIHDASPVTDSVLAEFNNDPRDVVDFARLAKPGEFGRYAPRVFDHAGRGDSVAKRLLNAAATTVDEALDVVVSRGSQTICLLGGLAPLYRPWLAERHQPLFVEAEADALSGAVALAAARFGARPGAVA encoded by the coding sequence ATGACATCCTATCTGATCGGAATCGATGGCGGCGGAACGAGCTGCCGGGCGGCGGTCGCCGGTCCGGACGGTCGTATTCTCGGCCGCGGCAAGTCTGGCGCCGCCAATATTCTCACGGATCCCGAAACGGCGCTTCAGAATATTGCCGATGCGGCGGGGGCTGCCTTCGAGGATGCGGGGCTCGATCCGGCCGGCATAAGCCAGGCGCACGCCATTCTCGGCGTCGCGGGCCACAATGTCGGCGATGCCGTCCACTATGTGAAGCGGCGGCTGCCCTTCGCAGCCGCCGATATCGAATCGGACGGCCTGATCGCGCTGCAGGGCGCCCTCGGCGACAGGGACGGTGCCGTCGCCATTCTCGGAACGGGCACGATCTACATCGCCCGCCAGGGCGAAGCGGTCAGCTATGTCGGTGGATGGGGCTTTACGATCGGTGACCACGGCAGCGGTGCCCGTATAGGCCATGCCTTGCTGCAGGAGAGCCTGCTCGCCTATGACGGCATTCATGACGCCTCCCCGGTAACGGACTCCGTGTTGGCGGAATTCAACAACGATCCACGCGATGTCGTCGATTTTGCGCGGCTGGCGAAGCCCGGCGAGTTCGGCCGCTACGCCCCGCGGGTCTTCGACCATGCCGGGCGTGGTGATTCCGTGGCGAAGCGCTTGCTGAACGCTGCCGCGACGACTGTGGATGAAGCGCTTGACGTGGTTGTTTCCCGGGGGAGCCAGACGATCTGCCTGCTCGGCGGTCTGGCGCCGCTCTATCGTCCCTGGCTCGCCGAACGGCACCAGCCGCTCTTCGTCGAGGCGGAAGCCGATGCGCTTTCCGGCGCGGTTGCGCTTGCCGCGGCCCGCTTCGGGGCCCGGCCGGGAGCCGTCGCATGA
- a CDS encoding GntR family transcriptional regulator, producing the protein MNQQLAAILPLESLQSGGAGPLYLKLRQSLEEAILSGKLNHGDALPAERDLADYANVSRVTVRKAVDDLVRDGLLVRRHGSGTFVVRPVSRVEQSLSRLTSFTEDMARRGLNTRAEWLERGLFHPSPDEMMTLGLPADALVARLGRLRIADDMPLAIERACVSAEFVPDPLAVTSSLYSALEKSQARPVRAVQRISACNIKNPDATMLGVAVGAAGLSIERVSYLASGRVVEFTRSLYRGDTYDFVAELTIPES; encoded by the coding sequence ATGAACCAGCAGCTCGCCGCCATCCTGCCGCTCGAAAGCCTCCAGTCGGGAGGTGCGGGTCCGCTTTACCTGAAACTCCGGCAATCGCTCGAAGAGGCGATCCTGTCGGGCAAGCTCAATCATGGCGATGCGCTGCCCGCCGAGCGGGATCTCGCCGACTACGCCAATGTCAGCCGGGTCACGGTCCGCAAGGCCGTCGACGATCTCGTGCGAGACGGGCTGCTGGTGCGCCGCCACGGCTCCGGCACCTTCGTCGTCCGCCCTGTCTCGCGCGTCGAGCAGTCGCTGTCGCGTCTCACCTCCTTTACCGAGGACATGGCGCGACGCGGCCTCAACACGCGGGCCGAATGGCTGGAGCGGGGGCTTTTCCACCCGTCGCCCGACGAGATGATGACGCTCGGCCTTCCGGCCGATGCGCTGGTCGCGCGTCTCGGACGCCTGCGCATCGCCGACGACATGCCGCTTGCGATCGAGCGCGCCTGCGTTTCGGCCGAGTTCGTTCCAGATCCGCTTGCCGTCACCTCATCGCTCTATTCCGCGCTCGAAAAATCACAAGCCCGACCGGTCCGCGCCGTGCAGCGCATCTCCGCCTGCAACATCAAGAACCCCGATGCAACGATGCTCGGGGTTGCGGTCGGGGCGGCCGGCTTGTCGATCGAGCGCGTCTCCTATCTCGCGTCGGGTCGCGTCGTGGAATTCACCCGCTCGCTCTACCGGGGCGACACCTATGACTTTGTCGCGGAGCTGACGATTCCGGAAAGCTGA
- a CDS encoding SIS domain-containing protein produces the protein MQTNMRREIDEIPEAVARLLDRSATALAAAGAALRAKDPAFLVTIARGSSDHAALFLKYAIELAAGRPVASLGPSLASIYCAELKLGGAAAIAISQSGKSPDIVAMAEAATRAGAVSIALTNTLPSPIAEACSHPLDILAGPELAVAATKSYVNSIVAGLAVLGEWTGDAALKRAVADLPNQFAKAVKLDWQDFAADLGEVESLYVLGRGPALAIASEAALKFKETSGMHAEAYSAAEVLHGPVALVGARFPVLVLAARDAAEASVAEIADAMSAKGAVVHVTSARAQQAKRLPFVETGHPITDALALILPFYGFVEAWSRSRGLNPDAPASLKKVTETR, from the coding sequence ATGCAGACCAACATGCGGCGCGAGATCGACGAGATTCCCGAGGCCGTCGCGAGATTGCTCGATCGCTCGGCCACGGCACTTGCCGCCGCCGGCGCGGCACTGCGCGCCAAGGACCCGGCTTTTCTGGTGACCATCGCCCGCGGTTCCTCCGACCATGCAGCGCTGTTCCTGAAATATGCGATCGAACTCGCGGCGGGCCGTCCGGTCGCCTCGCTCGGGCCGTCGCTGGCATCGATCTACTGCGCCGAGCTGAAACTTGGCGGCGCCGCGGCGATCGCCATTTCGCAGTCCGGCAAAAGTCCCGACATCGTGGCAATGGCCGAGGCCGCAACCCGGGCCGGTGCCGTCTCGATCGCGCTGACGAACACCTTGCCCTCGCCGATCGCCGAGGCCTGCAGCCATCCGCTCGATATTCTCGCCGGCCCCGAACTCGCCGTCGCCGCGACCAAGTCCTATGTCAACTCCATCGTCGCCGGCCTTGCCGTCCTCGGCGAATGGACCGGTGACGCGGCCCTGAAGCGCGCCGTCGCCGACCTGCCGAATCAGTTCGCCAAGGCGGTGAAGCTCGACTGGCAGGATTTCGCCGCCGACCTCGGCGAGGTAGAGTCGCTCTATGTGCTCGGCCGCGGCCCGGCGCTGGCGATCGCCAGCGAGGCGGCGCTGAAATTCAAGGAGACGTCCGGCATGCATGCCGAGGCCTATTCCGCGGCGGAAGTGCTGCACGGGCCGGTGGCGCTGGTCGGCGCCCGCTTCCCGGTCCTGGTGCTCGCCGCCCGCGACGCCGCCGAGGCCTCGGTCGCCGAGATCGCCGACGCCATGAGCGCCAAGGGCGCGGTGGTGCACGTCACCTCGGCCCGGGCGCAACAAGCCAAGCGCCTGCCCTTCGTCGAGACCGGCCACCCGATTACCGACGCGCTGGCGCTGATCCTGCCGTTTTACGGCTTCGTTGAAGCCTGGTCGCGCTCGCGCGGTCTCAACCCGGACGCACCGGCGAGCCTGAAGAAGGTAACGGAGACACGATGA